The window ATGTAAGTTCTATATCAGGAGAACCTTAATTTAAACATTTCTTGGCTTTGGTGTGTTTACATTGTTAAGTCTAGCTAAATTACACAGAACACAGCATATTTAGCATGGATTTTTGTAGCTCAGCAATTTCCATCGGCCATAGTTATCATGTAGTGTTTGCCTACAGTGGTTTAGTCAGCAGAAAGGTATCGAATTGCAGCTGATTAATTTCTGAGTCAGTGGTGAAATCACTTTACAAGAATTCTCTCTCTCGTTTTATACAAAATTAGAAAAGAGCATTATTTAGACCAGAAGTggacaaacatttttttgtaAAGGGCACAGTAATACGTCCCTTAGGCTttgtggaccatacagtccatgtcACATCTACTTGGCTGTGTAGCATGAAAAGGGCTGCCAATAATATGCAAGTGAGTGGGCAGgactgtgtgccaataaaactttatttacaaatcaCGGATGGTGAGCTGGGGGGTTACAGCCGGCTCCTGATTTAGATAGACTCAGAAACGTCCATTAACATTTATCCTTGTCTCTTATCGTTCTCTACAGGCAGAAGACTCAtctttgaaaatatgtatttggAAGATAGTCGCGTTCTATTGGATACCTTGTGCTGGTGCTGCCATAGAAAAATCTGGTTACACTCTGGGGAGGTCGGCTGCGGCTGCAGGACTGAACCGCCTCGGCCCTGAGATGAGTGTGCGGCCTGAGCGGGCACACCATGAATAGATACACAACCATCAAGCAACTCGGGGATGGAACCTACGGTTCCGTCCTGCTGGGAAGAAGCATCGAGTCTGGGGAACTGATTGCTATTAAAAAGTGAGTTTTATCCTTCATACTTGTGGTTCTTAGCTCAGCTGTCTGTTCTTAGATtccctgctccctgccctggTTTCCTGGAATTAACTTCCCAGTAAACTCCCTGCATCCAAGTCCTTACCTCAGACTGTGCTTTCAAAGAACCCAAACTAGGAGCTTTTAATCTCTTCCTATCAGATGTAAGACCAAGCCCCCAGTTTTACAGATCGGCCCCTTCCTGTTTTCTTTGGTGTATTTCCTCCCACTAACCATGTGTCTACTTCATCCCAGCCACTCTGGCCTTTGGCTTCTTGAACTCACCAGATGGCTTTCTGCCCTGTGCCTTCCTATGCAACTCCCTACCCCACGCCTCCAACTGGGCCAAATTCCCCTGGTCCTTCAGGTCTTGGTTTAGTACCACTTCCCTGGACAACTGTTCCATGATACCTTAGACAAGGTTAGGTCGCTTTGGGGCCCAGTTTCACGATGCCCTGACCGTCTCCTCCATAGCACTCAACACAGAAGATGGTTGATCACCTGCCTTTCTGTTCCAAGGTCGGTGCCATGAGGAATGTCTCTTTAGTGCCTGGGCCTCTGCCACATAGCAGGGGCTAAAAAAATACCTAGGGCATGAATAAAGGGACTGGTCACTCAACTGAGGAGCAATGTGACATTGGGGACAGACTTGTCAGAGTGAGAAGGAGAGATGAGAGTTGGTCTCTCAGTAGCCAGCGATGAGACCTTGGGGAAATGGCATAACTTCTCTGTTTCTTAGTTTCCTCCCATCCCATCTGTCTCATGGGGCTGCCATAAGATTCAAATGAGAGGATGTGGTTGAAGTGCTGTGAAAGCGGGAACCCTTAGCTTTCTGgccagctcaccaggctctgtctctctcctcagGCTCTGGGCCAGGGGTTGGCACACTTTTCCTGCAAAGGGCCAAGCAGTAAATATTTTGGGCTTTGTAGGCCATACGGTCTCCATCACAACCTAGCTCTGCTGTTGTAGTGGGAAGGCAGCCACAGATCATATAGAAACAAACGGGTGTGATTGTGTTCCAGCAAAACTTCATTTGTGGAAACTGAAGCTTGAATTTCAGATCACTTTCACATGTCATgatttactatttttcttttgttttctgcaaCCATTTAGAAACAtcggtgagggacttccctggtgggtcagtggctaagactccatgctcccaatgcaagttcaatccctggtcagggaactaggtcccacatgccacagtgaggAGTGAAGGtcccatgtgcagcaactaagacccaaaaaaataaatatttttacaataaaataaaacaaaagataagTGCCCTTCTTGTCTTGTGGGCTGTATCAAATCAGATGGTCGGGGGGAGCTGGCCCATGGGtcatagtttgccaacccctgtacCAGAGGCCTGTCCTTGTGCAGTCCAACATGGCAGCAAGTAATCATgtgtcatttaaatttaaaatttaaattaagaatTCAGTTTCTGTGCTGCACTAGCCTCATTCCAACTGCTCAGTAGTCACGTGCATCTAATGGCTCCCATACTGGACAGCACAGAACATTCCCACCAATACAGAAAGTTCGATTGGACAGCTCTGGTCTAGATAAAAtaagcccatggaattttcccatgGTCAGCTAATTAGTGACAGAGCAAGACATCAGTCCGGACCTCTTTGCAGTACCCTGTGCTAACTCTCCTGGGGAATTTTTGTGCTGCAAAATTGATTGCACTGCCAGGTTTCTAAGTAGAGTGCTGTTTTGGATAGTATAATATTTGGTAGAAATTGGAACCCACTTTAAGCACTGTTCATTAGGTCcagaatgaaaactttttttttttttttaaagataaagcgTAGCCTGTTACTGGGAGTAAGcatgctgtttgtttttctcttctcttttagaatgaaaagaaagtttTATTCCTGGGAAGAATGCATGAACCTTCGGGAGGTCAAGGTATTTATTAACACATGAGGttacatatgtttatatgtatatacatatggttGCTTAAAATTGCTTTATACACGGTAGATTTATAGTTGATACAGTTAGAATTGTTTCactgaagctgaaagaggaggcAGATGATAACAATACAGTTAAAAGCTAAGAGAAGAAGATTGTGGTGTTATATTAGTGCGTGTACTTTTTGTAAAAGTTTTTTTCATGTGTATTCATGTACTTTATTTAAATCTTGGTAATAGACTGTTAACCACAGATTCATTCAGCTTTCACTTGTTTCTCACTAATGTCCCTTTTCTTTCAAGTTATGATGAAATGTACataatatttacctttttaaacactttttaaaagatttataccACTTTGTTTACATAGTAAACTAAACGGTATTAGAAAATCTGTCGTACCATCCAGAAATTGAAATATGCAGTAATCATATTGTATAGTCATCTCTGAGGAAAGCTTTTTTGCACATTTTCCACAAACAATGCCTGTGCATTAAGGTTAACAGAAACTCAAAGGAAAATGGCAGGTTGCCAGGTAGATAGTCGGAGAAATAGTGGACGCTATTGGAATGACAAAGGTGTCCCATGCTAGAACCCAGAGGGCTCAAAATAGATTCAGAATTGTGTATTTGACCTAAAAATGGTACAGTTCAATggcattaaatatatacattattatactGCCATCAGCAGCATCCATCTCCGggactcttttcatcttgcaaagctGAAACTCTTTATCCATTAAACAGAAATTCCCCATGAATCCCTCCCCCCAGTCCCTGGCCAGCACCATCCTACATTCTATCTGTATGAATTCACCTACACTAGGTGCCTCATATAAGTgcaaacatacagtatttgtcttttttgtgactggcttatttcacttagaatgtcttcaagattcatctcCGTGTCACGATTTCCTTACTTTTTAAGGCTGATTAACAGTCCACTGTGTGGATCTATTatatattgtttatccattcatccatcgatgGACACTGAGACTCCTTTGGCTATTATGAACCTTCCCATATCTTTAAACTCCTTTCCACTGGCTCCTTGTCTTCCATCCATCAATGTGCCCATTGTTCTCTCTAACCAGACTCAACCCTCCCTCCCCTGGACCTCCCACCCATCCCTCTTCCTGACCTCACTTTCCAGGCTCTCCCTCTGCCATCACTTCCCCCCACCACTGACTTGCCACTTTACTGTATCAGGCGTTCTGCTGAAGCTGCTCTCCTAGCAGCCACAagctgctctcctagctgccaAGTCCAGGATCATTTTCTCAGGCATTTTCTTGTCTGTGGACtacttcctcctctcctcccctcctctcccatgTCTGTGGACTCTGCTTTGACCCACCTCTTCTTCTTTCTTGCCTTTCACCAATGGTTGTATGGGTTCACGCTTTAAATAATGATGATTTCTCACACTCTCTTTTCAGcagttttttcctttgctttgacTTCTCCTTCCAAGGGATTTTATTCGTTCCCCTTCCTTCAGCAGCCCCTTTCACATCTTTTATCTTACTTATGCATTTAGATCAGGGGTCAATAAATAGCCTACTGcctgtttttacttttaaaaaactgttggAATGCAGCCATGTCCATTTGTTTGCATATTATCTATGGCTGGTTTGATGCTACACTGGCCAAACTGAGTGGTTGCAGGAGGGACTATATATGACCAGGAAAGCCTAAGATTTATACTGTCTGTCCCTTGAcagaaaagtttgccaacccctgcttCAGGTCCATATATCCAACTGCTTAGTGGACACGAGTGCCTGAATTTTCTAGATTGTCTGCCTCCCCCAGGGCTCATCATTGCTCCCTCTTCTGTCATAATTACCATTTACCCTCCACTCAGAAACCACAGCTCATGGCAGTGGCCTGTGTGACCCCACTCCCCACACATCTCATCTCCCCAGCACTCAGCTATTCACACACCATCTACCATTTACTGAGTAGCTGTTACGGGCCAGGCAGCACCTTAGGTGCTCTACACGCTTGGTCTTATTTCATCCCCACAACCACCTGATGAGGAAACTCTTAGCATCTTGAGTTTCATGATGACAAGACCTGAGACCCAGAGACTCAGTAATTTGCTGGAGGGAAACACAGCTCTAGGCAGCAAGGCTTGGTCTCAAGCCCAAGGTCTGGCATCCAGACAGTTCTCTTCCTTCAGACACTGGGTGGCCACTTGCTCTCTCACCCAACCTCTGAGGGTCTCCCTCCTGACACACGGTTGCTCCCCGGACCTAGCTTGTCTGCGCCTGACTTTCTTTAAGTGACGTGGATGAGACTCACTGACCGACCACTCAGAGCCTGCAGGTTACTTACTCCTCCCTGAAGCATCTCTGTTGTGCTCCTTCTTCTCTGCCTGATGCAGCTGAGCTGCCTCTCTTTGGAAGCCTTTGCCAAGCCAAAATAAGATGCCTTCTTTCTGGAAGTATGTCTCTCGAAATTGAGTCACGTAAGGTCCTCCACAAAATTGGTCCTTTTTTTTATATTACTTCTTTTCTATTAAACTGATAGAGACTTTAATTGGCCCCTGAACCTCACTTAGATGCGAGAGCTGCAGCCACTCTCAGACTTGGACTGGTAATTCATGCTCAAAGCAAACATCTGGCTAAGAGTGGAAGGTACCCTACTCCTTGCCTGGAAGTCTCTTCTCTCAAAGCTCTAAAACCGACTTCGTCTTCCTCCGAATGAATCTGCCCAGTTCATCCTGCTGCTCGTCCACCAGATGCCTCAGCCATGGCTGGTGGTGCATTTTAAGCAAAGAGACAGGAAAGacgactgcagtccatgagagtCTGGTGAATGCTTACAAGTTAGCAGTGTTTGCTACTCATGAAGAACCAGAAATCCAACCCAACTAGAAGCAGTAATCAGGATCTGGCCATTTGGCCAAAACAGCTGAGGATTTCCTGCCAGAGAGGCCTTGGCAAAGGCTTGTCTTTCAGGGAAGAGGTTCCAGACGTCTTATTTTGTTCCTATTCACTGGCCATATTTCCTCCCTCTTCCCAGCTGCTGAAGTAACTCGGTCACATTACACATTCCCCTTGGGGGCTTGTTATCGAGTGTCCTTCCAGGTTTGGACACTCGCGTTAACACTTTCATCTTCAAACATTCTGGTTGTTTGTTTTATAGAAGGAATCTTGTTTTGAAGGAAGTTCAGAGATAAAGAGGGCTTTACAATTTATTATTGTCAGACTCACGTCTCCATGAGGAAAAGGCTTTTTGAGTTAAAGGGCTTAACCCACTGCCACAGTGACTCCTTGAGGCATTCTTGAAAGAGACGTTCTGTCAAATTCTGATCAGCTGGTGAGCAAACCTGCAGCTGGGTGTCTGGTCCTCACACATGAACTGGATTGCTGCTCACTGTTATGAAAGCGTATTTGTTCACTGTGGACAGAGCTAGTGATGCAAACAGAAAATAGCTTGCACATGGCTGCACTCATATGTATATTCCAGGAAGAGGAAAACCACACGTGTGCATGGGGAATAATCAGAAGGTCACTCACCATCTTCTGAGCTGCCCACTCTGTTTCTCATCCCCCGCTTGACTTTTTTGCCTTTGCTGTTCTTGGAAGCAAAGGTCTCTCTCATCTCACTTCATGGTCTTTCCATTGaaatttctcctccttctcccctccttctttgctttcttctttaaCACTTACCTTGTAAGAAGAGCTATATGTCCCAGGGACACACATGAGTCAGAAGAAAGTTGAGAGAACTGGGCTGTCAGCCTCTGTCTATTTGAGTGGTTTCCTGCTCAGCATATCTGCAGACTGCTGGCTGGGGACCTCAGCTCCCAGCAGCTGCCTCTCCAATATCAATCAAAGCCTCAGTCGTTTCCTCTCTGGTCACTTTCATGGCGTGAATTGCATCACCTGGAGGGAGTACACCTAAAATAGCCCTGGCCCCATACCTCGTGCTAGGGGAAGCCAGCAGCTCCAGTTATGGTCATGTTCTTACCCCCTGGTTCATTAATTGAAATAGTTTTTCTATGTGAAGTTACTACCAATTCAGAGAAATACCGTTTATTAAAATATTGTCAGTATAATATGAATTGTGCCACTTTGCTGCAGTTCTAGAATTAGGGGCTTCTTCCTGTTTGTggtattcaattcagttcagttgctcagtcgtgtccgactctgcgaccccatgaactgcagcacagccaggcctccctgtccatcaccaactcccggagtccacccagacccatgtccattgagttgatgatgtcatccaaccatctcatcctctgtcgtccccttctcctactgccttcaatcttgcccagcatcagggtcttttccagtgagtcagctcttcgcatcacatgggccaaagtattagagtttcagcttcaacatcagtccttccaatgaacacccaggactgatctcctttaggatggactggttggatctccttgccgtccaagggactctcaagagtcttctccaacaccacagttcaaaagcatcaattctttggtgctcagctttctttatagtccaactctggttttgatttgtgggattgcttttcttttttcaacaacAGACTTAActctaatttttatgtttttttttcattgcctTTCAGTCTTTAAAGAAGCTCAACCATGCCAATGtagtaaaattaaaagaagttaTCAGGGAAAATGatcatctttattttatctttgaGTACATGAAGGAGAATCTTTACCAGCTCATTAAAGAAAGGTACATATGATGACCACCATATTCTTAGAAATAAATCATATTCTTAGAAATAAATGTTGCAACGTGCatgtgttttctttctgcttttgtttatTGTGGGCATGCTGCTTGAGCTTGGCTGTTTAAAACTGCCAGGAGATGAGGGGCCGCCACCTGCAGTCCTGCTTGGGAGGCCCTGGGATAGCTGGGGAGAAAACTGCTTTCAGAGCAGTCATTATGAATGTCTTAATGGGTGATTCACCCAAACAGACTCCGAGGTTTTGCAGATAACTCTGCAGGTCTCCTTTCCACGGGACAGTATGGGATGAGTGACTACAGGTGAAAAGTGCAGCGGATTCATTCATTCTGAGCCATCCATCGGATACTTCCAGGTCTCTTACAGTGCCTGTCTTGCTACAGTGCTCAGGGCTCGCATACtgagaagacaaagaaacaaataaaaaatttaccTGCAGTGGTCATTTTGAACTTTTAAAGTGAACCATGTGGAACCTGTTGGGCACATTTTCTTGGTAGCAGGTGAATGCTATTTGGAGCATCCCTCTGAGTAATTTCAGTGAACAAATATCATTTTCATTGTCAGGAATAGCAGTGAAGCTGTATGGCTTGCACAACCAAGGGAAAATGTTACTATCCATTGTATCTCCTAAAGACCTTCGTGTGAAAGACCTCAGATTTTCCCCATCAAAAATTTGTTACTCTTTAATTATGGAGAGAGGTGATTTTTTATAAGATATCTTGGAGGGAATTTTTCTAGGtttattattaaatgtttaatCGTTTCTTCTTTGTAACATAACTGAATATATTTGGTACTTATAAGGTATGCTTTATTACATGGATAAGCAGTTGCTTTTCTTTGGTCTTTATGATCCAAGGATCTGATCAAATTAGCATGTAAGCAAGTGTTTTCTTATGTTCTTTTGGTTATGCTAAGAATTTGAGGACAGGGAATTTGTTTTGATAAACAAATTTCATAAATTGAgatttataactttttttcctCTGCCCCACACAGAAATAAGTTGTTTCCCGAGTCTGCTATAAGAAATATCATGTATCAGATACTGCAAGGACTTGCATTTATTCACAAACATGGTAGGTGATTGGAGTATTGTGCTTTTGAATAACAATGAAATGCTGTCCTCAGGTAGAAGGTGTAGGATGCATCAGTGTCTTTTGTAATTGACTCcgagaaaaaaattgaagagttGTGAGGCTGATAATGGATTTTGGAATATGTTATCTTCTGTGGCTTGATTTCTGAATTTCCCTCATTATTTATCATTTCCGCATGTTCTTATTCTCTAGGCTTTAACATCAAGCTTGTTAGTTATATGTTGAAGAATTATACCTGACCATTAACGGGTGTATTAATGAGAAGCCTCATTTAGAATTCAGACAAGCTCCATCCACAGATGATGTTTAACCCCTGTTAACTAGCACTGTTTTGCTGTGGTTTCTCATTTTCTTAGTATATTTAATTTCAGCTTGTTCAGAAGGGTGCAAAGTGGTCTAATAAGATTTATGcaatccaggaaaataaaatacacttaaaataagcaaagaaaaaggaaaacaaggcaTGGATATAGCCAGGGGCGAGGTTACTCCATGAAATACATGTCAGCAAGTCTTATTTAAGTAGAAGAAACAGGCTACAGATGTGAGTCTGCGTTTGTTGTCAGACAATGCAGAACATGAAACACGACTTGGAACCTACTTGGTTCCAATTGCAACCTACCTGGTCTCTCAATGTATGAACAGTTCAGTTGCCCAAGAGAAGCAGAGCTATTCCTGGTACTGATACCAGAGAGGTTTCTCATGGATCTTTACATAACGTTACCCTCACAGTAAACACAGCAATGGGTTACATGAGATAGTTCCAGGTCCTCTCCCTCAACATAGGCCAATTACATCACCTGATCAGAGAAAATGGTCCTACTGGGGCCCAGTATGACTCACTCTAGGGATGGTCTGGTTAGTCCAGGGAGAGATTTAGAGCATCCAGAGGAATGGATGGTCACATACCCATCAGGAAATCCTCTATCACTGTTGTTCTTAGCTGGGCTTTTGTACAGTACTGAGTAGGATTAGTAATCATTAGTAGGCATTACTAGTCTGGGTTACTAACTGGCCACAGACCCAACTGAGGTTGGGTTGATACCTTCTTATGAGCACAGAGCCTCGGGATGGACATATGTGTCTACCAGGGGAGTAAGGAGTCCCTCAGGAGGCCATTTGGGGTGGCTTTGACATCCAGACAGATGGACAAGCTGATATTACACAGGCAGAAATCTGTTCCCTCCCAGTCTAAAGGTATCACTGCCTTTGCAAATATTGCACCAGCAAATGCAGTATTACTGATTCATTACCCAATTCATTACCCAACAAGGAAGCTGGGCAGAAGCCCATTGATGTTGTCAGTTCAGATTTGATGCAAATTGGCAGCGAGGGGAAAAGACACTGTGCCACATGATAAGTCTGGGACCCTTCCCAGTCTTCTCTGTGACCCTAAGCAGCACCTCACACTTAGAGGCCAAACGAAACAGACAGACAGAGGCTGTCCATCCGTGGAAGCCGTGGGTATGTGCTGAATAATGCAAGAGTGATATGCAAGCCCGTGAACCAATTCTATAAAAACTCTTCGGTAAAAGGTATCATCTCTGATTCCACTGACACAGGTTGAAGGAACACTTTTGACACAAGAATTCCCAAGGGATGGTATGAGTTTGCAAAATGCTGAAAACTTCTGGTGTGGTGTCTTACAGACAGATAGGAGGACTAGGAGCACTTACTAGATTTGAGAGTTCAGGAGAAAGATATGGTGAGAAATCAAAGGGAATCTCCAAAGAGAAAGGTCAACTAGACATGTTCCAATAGGGACCCATCATAGTGTCTCAGTTACCGGGGCTCTTTGCTCAGAGGACTGCGTGGTGGGTCTGTAAGAAAGTTAATATGTGTtagctttctcttcctttcctttttgttgctttttgtgAGGCTCGGTTGTTGCCAGGAAGAACTTATATCCTTTTATTCAAGTCTCCACCAAATCCCATCAAATCAACCCACATATGCTCACACATACATGCAcccatatgtgcacacacatggacacatgcATCTACATATATACTCTCCCCCAACACCCACCAGggcacatatatgcacacacacacaatgcatatTCATATCCAGTAATTTAGCATCCATAAATGGTTGTGTGACAACAGCTCTTGGGAACCTTGCATTATCAGTCTCCCTTGCATGCCTTACACGCTTGGATTGTACTCGGAAATGGTGCAAGAGAAGGCTCAGTTTATGGTGGTCAGACCTCCTTTGCTCTTCTAATCCCAGCACCATGCTTCTTCCTCAGATTCTCGTGGACACTCTCCCCCAGCTAAGTGCCCGTTCTGGTTTGAGCTTAATGTTATTTCATCCATTgccttttgtgtttccttgcCAGGTTCTCAGGTAGAGAGAACAGATGGTGTCTTTTCCtttcaaagaagaggaagaggttcagagaggtttaaAGACCTGCCAAAGGCCCCACTGCCTTAGAGCAGTAGAGTGGAGACTAGTTCCCATATCTGTGTCCATTTGCCATGCTTCTCTAGAAAAACCTGTCTGTTCTTACAGAGAGCAGAGAATCAGAGGTGAAGAAAGTCGTGATGATGATTAGAAAGTCGTGAACTTCCCCAGGGgtcctgtggtaaagaatccatctgccatgcaggggacacagttcaatccctgacttggaaagattccatatgccacgggGCAGCTAAGACCACATATCTGCTGAGCTGGCTGTCTAGaaccagtgctctgcaacaagagaagtctccacagtgagaagcccatgaaccgcaactagagagtagccgctGCTCGCTGCAattggagaaagcccacacgcagcaacaaagacccagtgcagccaaaaataaatagtaaaatcaattaattaatttttaaaactaattaaaaataattggagGTGGGATAGATACTTATTTTGCGGGTTCTATCTCATTTTCATTCATAAAGgatttttgaaaacttttgaaTGGTTTTGTATGGTGTTGACTGAACTTTGGAGCTTTATACTGTTCCTTTCGTCCAGTcgtggaaaaaaaataattgaaagcactTCACAGGTTTGTTCTGTGAGTTCCAGGCTCTTCCCTGCTGGCTGGTTCTCACTGTGTGAAGGTGCTGTCTGTCCCTGGGAGCAGACTCCTTGGGGAGCAGAGCACAGAGCCGCAGGTGGTTGCCATGGCCATGGCTAATGTCAGTGACTACCTCCCCCTACTGGGAATGAAAAGACAGCTCCATTGGTGCTaagagcaatgccaaagcatATGTACTTTGCAGAAGTTAAATAATGAATGCAAAGTGTGTTTCATCCTTGCCCTGCACTTAAAAATATCCATGCAGGAAATCTGAAGTGCAGTAGGTGGCGTAAAGGAAAATGTTTGGCCCAAAGAGGTGGTTCTCTGCTTCGTGTTTCTCCCCTGTCTTGCTGTACATGTCCTTGAGACAGCCCTTGGCCTTTCTGTGTTGCTGTCCCTCCCGGCTTTCTTGATAAAAGCGCTGTCGGTTTAAATTCAGTAATATCTGTGAAATTACAACTTCCCCAGTAGGAAGGTGCACTGTAGAAATCCATAGTGTTTAAGTATTCTCTGGTTATTTCCATGTATTCCTATCAGATTCCTCATGAACAGAATGTGGAGCCTTCTTTGTGGCTTGATGTTTTTCTTGCCCAAGGGTTGTTAGTGAAAAAGAAAGCACAACACATTTTCTGCcaggatgaaagagaaaatccCTCTGTTATTCGACTGGCATGGGGTACCCTGAAATTAAATTGAAGGTCTGTTCCTGTGTTCTGAAAGCCAAACAGTTTCGAACAGGAAGATTCTGTGTTAACAGCACTTTGCTGTTTCATAATCTGTGAACAACCCAGCTATAAGGGTTTTCATTGTGAATCAGAAGCACAGAGGAAGACGTGGGCTCATTGTTATAAGCCCGAGTGCACACATCAGCAGACCATGGATTGGGCCAGGAATCAGATCAGAGCTTAGCGCCACCTCCtcacaggtggtggtggtggaggcggGGGGATGGTGCGGCACATCACCAGCT of the Bubalus kerabau isolate K-KA32 ecotype Philippines breed swamp buffalo chromosome 3, PCC_UOA_SB_1v2, whole genome shotgun sequence genome contains:
- the LOC129645799 gene encoding uncharacterized LOC128092246 homolog, translated to MYLEDSRVLLDTLCWCCHRKIWLHSGEVGCGCRTEPPRP